In the Hordeum vulgare subsp. vulgare chromosome 7H, MorexV3_pseudomolecules_assembly, whole genome shotgun sequence genome, one interval contains:
- the LOC123413667 gene encoding UDP-sugar pyrophosphorylase, translating to MASGVHAAAEGVAALGISAAEWAEPCPALRRNLRLLSHDQVELARMLLNEGQGHLFEHWPEPGVDDDKKKSFFDQVCRLNSSYPGGLAAYIQNAKKLLADSKAGQNPYDGFTPSVPSGEALTFGDDNFVSLEAAGVKEARNAAFVLVAGGLGERLGYKGIKVALPRETTTGKCFLQHYIESILSLQEASCKMEGECHTKIPFAIMTSDDTNALTIKLLESNSYFGMEPSQVKILKQEKVACLADNDARLALDPNDKYKIQTKPHGHGDVHSLLYSSGLLEQWKSTGRRWVLFFQDTNGLLFNAIPSALGVSATKGYNVNSLAVPRKAKEAIGGITKLTHVDGRTMVINVEYNQLDPLLRATGHPDGDANCETGYSPYPGNINQLILELGPYIEELKKTHGAISEFVNPKYTDSTKTAFKSSTRLECMMQDYPKTLPPTAKVGFTVMDTWLAYAPVKNNPEDAAKVPKGNPFHSATSGEMAIYRANSLILRKAGAQISDPVVSTFNGQEVEVWPRVTWSPRWGLMFKDVKRKVHGNSSISQRSFLVINGQNIVIDGLSLDGALIANSVDEAEVKVTGHVENKGWTIRHVDHRDTSEKEETRIRGFKFEKVEQLEVNYTEPGKHCLSP from the exons atggCTTCCGGCGTCCACGCGGCGGCGGAGGGCGTCGCCGCGCTCGGGATCTCCGCCGCCGAGTGGGCCGAGCCCTGCCCCGCGCTGCGCCGGAACCTGCGTCTCCTCTCCCACGACCAG GTTGAACTTGCGAGGATGCTGCTGAATGAAGGCCAGGGACACTTGTTTGAACACTGGCCAGAGCCCGGTGTCGATGATGACAAGAAGAAAAGCTTCTTTGATCAG GTTTGCCGACTTAATTCAAGCTATCCTGGTGGGCTGGCAGCATACATCCAGAATGCCAAAAAGCTTTTAGCAGATTCCAAGGCAGGACAAAATCCATATGATGGCTTCACGCCTTCT GTTCCCTCAGGGGAAGCATTGACCTTTGGTGATGACAACTTTGTTTCACTGGAAGCAGCTGGGGTAAAAGAAGCACGCAATGCTGCATTTGTTCTTGTAGCTGGTGGTCTTGGTGAAAGACTTGGTTACAAAGGAATTAAG GTAGCACTCCCCAGGGAGACAACCACTGGGAAATGTTTTCTTCAACATTACATAGAGTCTATTCTGTCTTTACAAGAGGCGAGCTGCAAAATGGAGG GTGAATGCCATACGAAGATCCCATTTGCTATTATGACTTCTGATGATACAAATGCACTGACCATCAAGCTTTTGGAATCAAACTCCTATTTTGGAATGGAACCATCACAAGTGAAAATTCTAAAGCAG GAAAAAGTAGCATGTCTAGCTGACAACGATGCAAGGCTTGCATTAGATCCAAATGACAAGTACAAGATCCAG ACAAAGCCACATGGGCATGGAGATGTTCATTCTCTTCTTTATTCAAGTGGATTACTTGAGCAATG GAAGAGTACAGGACGGAGATGGGTTCTCTTTTTCCAGGACACAAATGGATTGCTCTTTAAT GCAATACCATCGGCATTAGGTGTCAGTGCCACCAAGGGCTACAATGTTAATTCTCTTGCAGTTCCTCGAAAGGCAAAGGAAGCCATTGGTGGAATAACCAAGCTTACTCATGTTGATG GTAGAACAATGGTTATCAATGTCGAGTACAATCAGCTTGATCCACTCCTTCGTGCAACTGGGCATCCTGATGGAGATGCAAATTGTGAAACAGGCTATTCTCCATACCCTGGAAATATAAACCAG CTGATACTGGAGCTTGGACCATACATTGAGGAGCTCAAGAAAACACATGGTGCCATTTCTGAATTTGTAAATCCAAA GTATACTGATTCTACCAAGACAGCATTTAAATCCTCCACTCGTCTTGAGTGCATGATGCAAGACTATCCGAAAACACTACCTCCAACCGCAAAAGTTGGGTTTACG GTGATGGATACCTGGCTTGCATATGCTCCTGTAAAGAACAATCCTGAAGATGCAGCTAAA GTTCCAAAAGGCAATCCTTTTCATAGTGCAACCTCTGGCGAGATGGCGATTTACAGGGCAAACAGCCTCATTTTAAGAAAG GCCGGGGCACAGATATCTGACCCTGTAGTCAGCACTTTCAACGGTCAAGAGGTAGAGGTCTGGCCACGTGTGACCTGGAGCCCGAGGTGGGGTCTTATGTTCAAGGACGTCAAGCGAAAGGTGCACGGCAACTCTTCGATTTCTCAGAGATCATTTCTGGTCATCAATGGCCAGAACATCGTCATCGACGGCCTTTCCTTGGACGGCGCTCTTATCGCCAACTCGGTTGATGAAGCAGAG GTCAAAGTTACCGGGCACGTGGAGAACAAAGGGTGGACCATCCGGCACGTCGACCACAGGGACACATCGGAGAAGGAAGAGACGAGGATCCGCGGGTTCAAGTTTGAGAAGGTGGAGCAGCTGGAGGTGAACTACACGGAGCCGGGAAAGCATTGCCTGAGCCCATGA
- the LOC123413668 gene encoding eukaryotic initiation factor 4A → MAGMAPEGSQFDAKNYDSKMQELLSQGETEEFFTSYDEVHESFDDMGLQENLLRGIYAYGFEKPSAIQQRGIVPFCKGLDVIQQAQSGTGKTATFCSGILQQLDYGLVECQALVLAPTRELAQQIEKVMRALGDYLGVKVHACVGGTSVREDQRILASGVHVVVGTPGRVFDMLRRQSLRPDNIKMFVLDEADEMLSRGFKDQIYDIFQLLPGKIQVGVFSATMPPEALEITRKFMNKPVRILVKRDELTLEGIKQFYVNVEKEEWKLDTLCDLYETLAITQSVIFVNTRRKVDWLTDKMRGRDHTVSATHGDMDQNTRDIIMREFRSGSSRVLITTDLLARGIDVQQVSLVINYDLPTQPENYLHRIGRSGRFGRKGVAINFVTREDERMLFDIQKFYNVVIEELPANVADLL, encoded by the exons ATGGCAGGAATGGCACCGGAAGGTTCCCAGTTTGATGCAAAGAACTATGATTCTAAGATGCAGGAGCTGCT GAGCCAAGGTGAGACCGAGGAGTTCTTCACCTCATATGATGAAGTTCATGAGAGCTTTGATGACATGGGTCTCCAAGAGAACCTCCTCAGGGGAATTTATGCTTATG GTTTTGAGAAGCCTTCTGCCATCCAGCAAAGGGGGATTGTTCCTTTCTGCAAGGGGCTTGATGTTATCCAGCAGGCACAATCTGGAACAGGAAAGACTGCTACTTTCTGTTCTGGAATCCTCCAGCAGCTTGACTATGGTTTGGTTGAGTGCCAGGCCTTGGTCCTTGCTCCcacccgtgagcttgcgcagcaaattgagaaggtcatgcgtgCCCTTGGTGACTACTTGGGTGTGAAGGTTCATGCATGTGTTGGAGGGACGTCAGTTCGTGAGGACCAGAGGATTCTTGCAAGTGGAGTGCATGTCGTTGTTGGTACTCCTGGTCGTGTGTTTGACATGCTCCGTAGGCAGTCTCTGCGCCCTGACAACATCAAGATGTTTGTCCTTGATGAAGCTGATGAGATGCTTTCCCGTGGATTCAAGGATCAG ATTTATGACATCTTCCAGCTGCTCCCAGGGAAGATTCAAGTTGGTGTCTTCTCTGCTACCATGCCCCCGGAAGCCCTTGAGATTACCCGCAAGTTCATGAACAAGCCTGTGAGGATCCTTGTCAAGAGGGATGAGCTCACCCTTGAGGGTATCAAGCAGTTCTATGTCAATGTGGAGAAGGAAGAGTGGAAGCTTGACACACTGTGTGACCTGTACGAGACTCTTGCCATCACCCAGAGTGTCATCTTCGTGAACACCCGCCGCAAGGTGGACTGGCTCACCGACAAGATGAGGGGCAGGGACCACACCGTCTCCGCTACTCATGGAGACATGGACCAGAACACTAGGGACATCATCATGAGGGAGTTCAGATCAGGTTCTTCACGTGTGCTCATCACCACTGACCTGCTTGCTCGTGGTATTGATGTCCAGCAAGTGTCCCTGGTCATCAACTATGACCTCCCGACCCAGCCAGAGAACTACCTGCATCGCATTGGTCGTAGTGGTCGGTTTGGAAGGAAGGGTGTGGCCATCAACTTTGTTACGCGTGAAGATGAGAGGATGCTGTTTGACATCCAGAAGTTCTACAACGTGGTGATTGAAGAGCTCCCAGccaacgttgccgaccttctgtGA